A segment of the Pseudoliparis swirei isolate HS2019 ecotype Mariana Trench chromosome 4, NWPU_hadal_v1, whole genome shotgun sequence genome:
GCGTGAGTGGTTGTGTACATCAGAGTTTTTGTGTATGTAGAGGAACCAGAGCATGAAcgtggatgtgtttgtgtgtttaggtACGGGCACCAACGCGTGCTACATGGAGGAGCTGCGTCACGTCGGCCTGGTGGAGGGAGACGAGGGCCGGATGTGTGTGAACACGGAGTGGGGAGCCTTCGGAGACGACGGGGCGCTGGAGGGTTACATCACTGAGTTTGACAGGGATGTGGACGCGGCCTCCAACAACCCTGGGAAACAAATGTGAGAAGAGCAGCGTTGCCTTTTTCTGATGAGATGACATTGTGACACAGCATCAATGACATCACATCGACCGTAAACCTTTCTTTTGTTCCTACTTGTAGCCTAGAGAAGATGGTCAGTGGGATGTATCTGGGTGAGTTGGTGAGGCTGGTTGTTTTAAAGATGGCGAAACTCCGACTGCTGTTTCACGGACATGTGTCGGATGCCCTGAGGACTAAAGGGACGATCACCACTGAACATGTAGCAGCCATGGAGGAGTgagttgtctgtctgtctgtctctctctgtgtcagaCCAAAAGATGACATCACTTCTGTCTGGTTCAGGGACAAAACGGGTCTGAAGAACACCAGAAACATCCTCGTGGATCTCGATTTGACCCCATCGTCTGACGACTGTGTTGCTGTCCGACATGTCGGCACCGTCGTGTCCTTCAGGTCCTCAAATCTGGTGGCTGCAGGACTGGCGGCCATCTTGACTCGAATTAAGCAAAACAGGAATTTGAGGACGTTCAGGATCACTGTCGGTGTGGATGGAAGTGTTTACAAGAGGCATCCGCAGTAGgtttttacttttacattttatattcaccAAAATTGTCTGTGTGCACATCCTAGAGTACCTGACATGATCCTTTTAGCCAACACACCGCAATCTGTTCAGTAGTCGTGGACGGGCTGCAGATGCAGTCGGCTGTCATCACGCGCAGCAGCCAGAAGTTATGAAGTGTTGAAcaaaaataatacagaatacACGATGAGCCGTGAACAGACACAGAGGTGCTCAAtcaaacactcactcactcacaccctcataccctcacacacacacactcactcacacacaaactcactcacacacacacacacactcactcactcacacactcacttactcactcacacaaacttactcactcacacacttactcattcactcacttactcacacacacacttactcactcacacactcactcacacacacacttactcactcacacactcactcacacacacactcacacacacactcacttactcacacacacacttactcacacacacacttactcacacacacacttactcactcacttactcactcacacactcacacacaatcacacacacactactcacacactcactcactcactcacaccactcactcacactcactcactcacacactcaccctcactcacccactccctcacacactcactccctcacactcgcactcactcactcacactctcactcacaccctcactcacccactcactcacacactcactccctcacacactcactccctcactcactcacaccctcactcacacactcactcacaccctcactcacccactcactcaccatcactcactcctcacactcactcaccactcactcactcacactcacctcacctcaccacctcactcacctcaccacacactcactcacctcactcactcactcactcactccactccctcactcacacctcacctcactcacaccctcaccactcactcactcctcacctcactccacctcactcacctcctcacactcactcacacactcactcactcactcacctcactcactcactccctcactcactcacaccctcactcacacactcactcacacactcactcacacacacacactcactcacaccctcactcactcacacacccactcactcacacactcacaccctcactcactcacaccctcCCACTCCCTCCGATGGATTGCATGGTCCTCACGGTGGAGAGACTCGTAACCTTGCCAGACGTCTCCATTGTGAACAGCAGTGATGCGGCTGCAGGCGACCCGTGGCGGTGACACTCGAGTCTCCTTCCTCTCAGGTTTCCTCGTCGGCTCCATGAAGTCGTGCGGCGGCTGCTCCCCGAGTGCGATGTCCGGTTCGTCCTCTCAGACAGCGGCAGCAGCAAAGGAGCTGCTCTGGTTGCGGCGGTCGCCCAACGACTGGCATCCCGAAGGCTGCAGGTCcggatgttgtgtgttttttctgtagTGTATGCATGTCGTGTACACATTTAATACTAATGAATACAATCATATCTTCGTAAAACAAAGTATCTGTTCCATGCATCGCAGGTGGATGAGACGCTGTCCCCCTTCAGACTGAGCCAGGAGCAGCTCCAGGTGATGAAGACCAGGATGAGGATGGGGCTTGAAGCAGGGCTGAAGAGCAAAGGCCCCTCTGCTCTCAAGATGCTGCCTTCTTTTGTTTACCGCACACCCGATGGCACGGGTCAGAACccgacatcaaacacacacaaggaacAATTCAAAGTTGTTTAAAGTGTTGGACTTTAATCTGAATCATGTCAAACCAGATTATCGGTGAActcattttagtttttgtttttcagaacATGGAAAGTACCTTTCCTTGGATCTGGGAGCAAGAAACTTCAGAGCGATGCTGGTGAATTTCAAACAAGGTCTGCAACCGAACTCACCACTTTACCACAAGATGTACCCCGTACCACCGGAGGTAATGCAGGGAAGTGGAGAGGAGGTaggacatgttgttgttgtgttgttgttgttgtaagtaaagtgtatttatatttcactgatcacaaagtgtcacaaagtgcagtacagttgttaattaaaacaatttggcaacaacaggggccaaaacatcTCAACAGTAAAAAGAtgaaagtacaatacactgtaaaaaatggagcaggaaaataaacaaacagaagaTAAAAAGGCCATAAAGTATTTAAATTAACCAAATTTCAGTGTAAACAAgaatgttttgagatggagtttaaatgatatTATTGAATTTGAAAACCTAGTATAAACTAATCCAGACAGAAGGACTGGTGGATAGAAGCCGTGACACTGGGGCGTGGCTAGTGATGGAATGACTGTGCAAAGAAACAATTTTCACTCAATTTGACacatcttaatttttttttccttttacatGAAAAGTCTACAatagtttttaatttaaaaaccaTTCTTTCTCTGTCCGTCTCTAGTTGTTTGATCTCATAGCGCAGTGTGTAAGTGACTTCCTGGACTACACGGGGATGAAGAACGCTCGTCTTCCCGCATGCTTCATCTTCTCTTTCCCCTGCGAGCAGACGGCGATAGACACGGTCAGAGAGTCATTTCATAGCTTTTCAAACTTATTTTATCCATTCATTTCATTCCATTTTGTAACCTTTTCTCaacttttgtttgttctttaggGCTCGTTGGTGAGCTGGACCAAAGGCTTCCACGCCACCGGCTGTGAAGGACGTGATGTGGTCAGCATGCTGAGGGAAGCCATCGAGAGACGCAACGTAAGTAGaaaaacatccatccatccgtcagCTTCATCCCTCAGTTTCATTCATCAGCTTCATTCATCAGCTTCATCCCTCAGCTTCATTCATCAGCTTCATTCATCAGCTTCATTCATCAGCTTCATCCCTCAGCTTcatccatcagcttcatcccTCAGCTTCATTCATCAGCTTcatccatcagcttcatcccTCAGCTTCATTCATCAGCTTCATTCATCAGCTTCATCCCTCAGCTTcatccatcagcttcatccaTCAGCTTCATTCATCAGCTTCATCCCTCAGCTTCATTCATCAGCTTCATCCCTCAGCTTCATTCATCAGCTTCATTCATCAGCTTCATCCCTCAGCTTCATTCATCAGCTTcatccatcagcttcatcccTCAACTTCATCCATTAGCTTCATCCCTCAGCTTcatccatcagcttcatccatcagcttcatcccTCAGCTTCATTCATCAGCTTCATTCATCAGCTTCATCCCTCAGCTTcatccatcagcttcatcccTCAGCTTCATCCATTAGCTTCATCCCTCAGCTTCATCCAATAGCTTCATCCGACAGCTTCATCCCTCAGCTTCATCCCTCAGCTTcatccatcagcttcatccatcagcttcatcccTCAGCTTCATTCATCAGCTTCATCCCTCCGCTTCATCTATCAGCTTcatccatcagcttcatcccTCAGCTTCATCCATTAGCTTCATCCCTCAGCTTCATCCCTCAGCTTCATCCCTCAGCTTCATCCGACAGCTTCATCCCTCAGCTTCATCCATTAGCTTcatccatcagcttcatccatcagcttcatcccTCAGCTTcatccatcagcttcatccgGGTCGCAAtcaaattatgaataattatgATCTGGGTGTAGTCAGATGAGGTGAAAGATTAATTATTTCTTATTCGTGCATGTTTGTTTATGTAAAATGCACATAAACAAATTAATGTAAATTAGAATGAGAAATGAAGTCTAGACTATATTCATATATAGTGTTTCGCTAACTTTTCCTCTTGGGACTGACTTTCTTAAAAAAATGACACGGCATCACAACCCAATTTAAAAGGCCCtatttataattgttttctCTCATCAGTAAATCAAACAGACTGTGAATTAGTCTTTCAAATTAGATTCAATGTTATGGCTACagttattaaccctcctgttacctttagggtcaatttgaccccattcaatgtttaatgtctgtgttctttcgggtcaatttgaccccaggctgtttttcactgtgtcaatcatataagaaatatcaactttttaatatatttaaagggctatttaggtagtcaacaaacaaacataaagtacctcacacttaaacttgggaaacaatattaattctaataattttctggaggttttaattgctggggtcaaattgaccccgagggtaaaatatgtcagtaaatataaaggtaacaagagggttaaacattgaatggggtcaaattgaccctaaggtaacaggagggttaaaacaatacaaacgtTCAGGCTTCCTCGTGTGGCTCAAAGGTGTACTGCACATATACATGTTGAATAAAAGGCCTCGAGAGAAATATTTCTAATTAATTTGGCGACACTAATAAAACCTCCTGCACCCATCTGTACATTTAAAGAATGCTGAGTGATTTACTAAATACCAGTCCCTGTactgcacatgtatgtgtgtgtgtgtgtgtttgtgtgtgtgtgtgtgtgtgtgcgtgtgtgtgtttgtgtatacacCTGCATGTTTGTACCTATAGGAGTTTGACTTGGACATCGCGGCAGTCGTCAATGACACAGTGGCGACCATGATGAGCTGTGCCTGTGAAGACGCTCTGTGTGAAATTGGACTGATTGCTGGTGTGTAACCTTCAGAGTGTTTCACTCTTTACAAAGTGATGTTATTCTGACGAGTGGTCAGTAACTTTGGTGTTTGTATTCCAGTTAAGAATCTAATTATATTTAGAGTTGTGATCATTCTTGTAGGTATGACGGTTAAGATAGAAAGATCCAAGTCCCGTAATACAAATGCACGTCAGTGTTTTTCCAAACACAAGCGACTAAAGCGAGAAACATTTTCTGAATATTGTAATTGTAAAGTTTGGGATAATACAGACTATGTGACTCTGTTTCGCAGGAAGTGGCACTAATGTTTGTTACATGGAGGAGCTCAAGAACATCGAGAAGAGCGAAGACAAGACGGGAcaaatggagagaggagaggaggataagGTAGAAGACGTCTTATAAACAGTGAATTACTCTTTAGATGATAACGCtcatatgaatgaatgaatgaatgaatgaatgaatgaatgaatgaatgatctttatttgtcattgtgcaaaGGAACAACGAAATTTAGATGCAATCCCAAAGGGTGCCTAATACAACAATagacaataaaaaacaagacaatatatataaacaaaataaaaaatagaatgaatcataaataaatagacatgggaactaatatatataagtataaatgaatgtaaatataatataaaaataataataaaagtataaTAAACTCACTAACTAAACTAGGCATATTTCTtagttaaagttttttttttttttttttttattcgcgATTGAGGATCGATGCGACATTTGACTCTCTAAAAACTTAGCAGCGTTATGTAACCCCCTCATTGGTTTCTGCTGTCGGCAGGATgatgggagagaaagagagagaacggaGATCCCAAAGATGTGTGTAAACACAGAATGGGGGGGATTGGGGGACGATGGCTctcttgatgacatcatcacaccgtACGACATTGAGGTCGACCGAAACTCACTGCACCCTGAAAAACAAAGGTTAGAAAcactcagagtgtgtgtgtgtgtgtgtgtgtgtgtgtgtgtgtgtgtgtgtgtgtgtgtgtgtgtgtgtgtgtgtggatgctctATGCTTGGTCATCAAATGTACAcatattttatttgatttattattgTTTGATCATTATGTGCGTGTCATAGGATTTCAGGACAGTATGTATGTCTTTGCATCTATACAAGGACATTCTCATACTTggaaatgtacatttttttCATAGTTTCTGTTGATGTCGTTGTGTGTTTAGGCCACATATTACTCGCATAATTTTGGAAATATGTACGCGTCTCATGCCTCAATGATTCTGTGTGTTTTCAATTAATCCGGTTGGAAACTCGATGATGCGGTCGCATGGCTTATGTGAATCTAACGatttgtgtctttgtgattGTGCAGGTTTGAAAAGCTGACGAGTGGGATGTATTTAGGAGAAGTTGTCCGTCGGGTATTATTGGATTTAACCAGAGGAGGGTTGCTCTTCAGAGGCCACGTCACTGAAGCTTTAAAAACACCTGGAATGTTCCAAACCAAATACCTGTCACAGATAGAGAGGTAGGAAAACATATGTGTGTATTCATATATGTACTtgtatacttttaaaaaaaaatgtgtatgaCTAAATGTTGGTTGTATTTGACCGTGTAACGTATGTAACAGTGCTGTCTCCCCCTAGTGGCCGCCTGGCTCTACTGCAGGTCCGATCTATTCTCCAACAGCTGGGGCTTGACTGCACCTGTGACGACAGCATTATTGTCAAAGAGGTAGAAGACCAACAACTAATGAGCAACACTTTGTTGTGGTTATTAATGAACAGCTTCAGTATAGTTTCAGACTTTTCTTTCAAGTGAACTGCAATAATAAGGACACACTCTTTGTTATACTGTAACTGATGACCGTTcagcacaaacacatatatatttaaagcaaatatatttgatattttaCATTAATAATACTATTTCACTTATCTAGTAGTCCCCCTCGGTCAGATTTCCTCATCCAAGACTTAAGTCTGAATCGATGAACTCACTGAAGTATTTACTGGACACTTGTCGCCTACTTCCTAAGACAGTCTTTTCAGGAGAAACACAAgtttcatccctctcttccatTTAATATACTTTCTTCACCCAGCATATAGGATCCTGGAACTAGTGACCTAAATGCAATGCAGCCCTCATGAGTGGTATGTTAAACTAACCTCGGAAACAACCATTAGAAATAAGAAGATTATAAAGATAATATCATCTTTTGCAACTCTTTGTCCTGATTCTTTTACATCTCAAATGCCAGAGAGAGGTTACGAAATACACATTTTAGACTTAAGGAACCATTTTTTTCTGTTGCAACATAATTTTAGGATTGAgtaagagatatatttaatggtTCAGAAGCGATATGATATTGTCTGGCTCAGCAAACTGTGGCAGCAACAGTCTGTTGAGTGTTGTCGTCTCGATAACGGTTTTCATTGTTGTCCAGGTATGTGGGGCGGTGTCACGGCGTGCAGCTCAGCTGTGTGGGGCGGGGATGGCGGCTGTGGTCGATAAGATCAGAGAGAACCGAGGACTGGACCATCTGAACATCACCGTAGGGGTGGACGGGACACTCTACAAACTACACCCACAGTGAGTTATTTGTGTCTAATAGTTGTGGTGCGCTACAGGAACAAaactattatttaattatttttttaaagtcctttaaactggcaaaagtggtgcaactatgtcacagataaatggcctgactgtatttctttactctatggaaaatgatttctccctgctttatttatagTTCTGTTaatatggtattgtttttgtttctttatttgtagatggggttttttgttgttgtttttacttctctttatacatagaatctgaaaaattgaaatatgtgtatgtgagattctgaacactaataaaatataattaaaaaattaaaaaaagtccttcaaatatttttcttcttcttctattgctGTTTCTAGTTTCTCCGGCATCCTCCAAGAGACTGCCAGAGTGTTGGCTCCTCGGTGTGACATGACCTTCCTGCCATCAGAAGGCAGATGGAAGGGCGCTGCCCTTATTGCAGCTATGGCCAGACAGCAGCTGGAGATGtaacttaaaaaaaagtttctccAACAGCTTCTTTTCACGACAAGGAGCCTCACCTGAAGGGCATAATAACACATGCGGGTCCCTCACAGGCTTCCCACCAACTAAAACCGCCATTTGCGctggaaaaatagaaaaagaacaGAAGCTCTGCTGCCAGCATTTCAAATTTggttcttaattttttttaaattagattaCAATTAACAGATGTTTACAAAATCACAACAAAGCTTGTCAACCAAAAAAAGATGTATGTGTCACTCGAACAGCCCTCGTTTTATTGTGAGCTCTGTAATAGGATTGGAGCATATCTAAATAGAAATACAAATGTTTGACTAGCCCAGCAACACAAATTTGTTTCTCGAGCCATTTTTGGTATGTGAGAGCATCAAGCCAAAGCCCTCTACTTTCAAATAATCACCAAGTCAGCTGTAGGaaaagtgtcacacacacagctgcacggTCAGAATTTGATTAGACTCTCTTCCTTTGATACCCAGACTGAGTACTTCGTTTTAGAAATGTACAaatgctcatttaaaaaaatcccaCCCTGCTATTCTTTAAGGTTAGCACTTTATccgaaatttaaaaaagggatgcAAACAGCTGTCATAATGTTCACCACGGCAACTGCAATATAAGACTGATAATAACCTTCAGTTGTCAAAATGTGATCCGTACGCGTGGTGTGATGCTCTGAAGAactgaacagtgtgtgtgtgtgtgtgtgtgtgtgtgtgtgagtgagtgagtgagagtgtgtgtgtgtgtgtgtgtgtgtgtctgcctgcctgcgtgTCTGCGTTAGTCAGCACTTTTTTCAGTATTGATGAAGGGCGGAAGGAGGACTGGAATGCTGCTGACCACATTTCCCAAAAATATCAAAACAACCAGCGCTCTGTTGGGACATTCTGGATTGACTCTCTGTCCTTTTgatcgtctgtctgtctctctgcctctctgtctctctgtctctctgtctgtctgtctctctgcctctctgtctctctgtctgtctgtctctctgtctctctgtctctctgtctgtctgtctctctgtctctgtctgtctgtctgcctgtctgtctgtctctctgtcttactGTGcatactgtctgtctgctttatCCATCTAACTGGATCCTGGCCCATTTCGCCTCCTCTGTCTTTATTTGATCTGTCTGCAGGGTAAATACTGAAATAGCAGGAAAGACAGAAACATGGAGAAATGTTTGAGAACAATTATGAAACAACTCAACCGAAGACGTGTTTTCAGTATCGCTGATAAACTTTCACTCTGAGGATTTGAATTATAAGGTCAGGCCTATCGTATGTCTTTGTTTAAGGCCACTAGGAATTTAGTTTTGTATACTGATTTGACAAAACGGCATATTAGATACAATACACTACAATGATCAGTGCAATGATGAGTGTATGTATGATAATCCAT
Coding sequences within it:
- the LOC130193203 gene encoding hexokinase HKDC1-like isoform X1 — protein: MFVVHVVASFFSKPQEDPTKMVDRYLSAMRLHDDQLSDISARFQAEMKKGLSEDSNAAAAMKMLPTHVRSTPDGSEKGEFLVLDLGGSKFKVLQVKVREGTGITRGGVEMEEKTYPIPKELHIGSGAELFDHVSESLKDFLHEKNISLEKKHPLAFTFSFPCEQTTVNQGLLLNWSKNFRARGLQGTDVVQALRGSIDRTGGMDVEVLAVVNDTVATMMTCGVDDQYCEVGLIVGTGTNACYMEELRHVGLVEGDEGRMCVNTEWGAFGDDGALEGYITEFDRDVDAASNNPGKQILEKMVSGMYLGELVRLVVLKMAKLRLLFHGHVSDALRTKGTITTEHVAAMEEDKTGLKNTRNILVDLDLTPSSDDCVAVRHVGTVVSFRSSNLVAAGLAAILTRIKQNRNLRTFRITVGVDGSVYKRHPQFPRRLHEVVRRLLPECDVRFVLSDSGSSKGAALVAAVAQRLASRRLQVDETLSPFRLSQEQLQVMKTRMRMGLEAGLKSKGPSALKMLPSFVYRTPDGTEHGKYLSLDLGARNFRAMLVNFKQGLQPNSPLYHKMYPVPPEVMQGSGEELFDLIAQCVSDFLDYTGMKNARLPACFIFSFPCEQTAIDTGSLVSWTKGFHATGCEGRDVVSMLREAIERRNEFDLDIAAVVNDTVATMMSCACEDALCEIGLIAGSGTNVCYMEELKNIEKSEDKTGQMERGEEDKDDGRERERTEIPKMCVNTEWGGLGDDGSLDDIITPYDIEVDRNSLHPEKQRFEKLTSGMYLGEVVRRVLLDLTRGGLLFRGHVTEALKTPGMFQTKYLSQIESGRLALLQVRSILQQLGLDCTCDDSIIVKEVCGAVSRRAAQLCGAGMAAVVDKIRENRGLDHLNITVGVDGTLYKLHPHFSGILQETARVLAPRCDMTFLPSEGRWKGAALIAAMARQQLEM
- the LOC130193203 gene encoding hexokinase HKDC1-like isoform X2, which gives rise to MFVVHVVASFFSKPQEDPTKMVDRYLSAMRLHDDQLSDISARFQAEMKKGLSEDSNAAAAMKMLPTHVRSTPDGSEKGEFLVLDLGGSKFKVLQVKVREGTGITRGGVEMEEKTYPIPKELHIGSGAELFDHVSESLKDFLHEKNISLEKKHPLAFTFSFPCEQTTVNQGLLLNWSKNFRARGLQGTDVVQALRGSIDRTGGMDVEVLAVVNDTVATMMTCGVDDQYCEVGLIVGTGTNACYMEELRHVGLVEGDEGRMCVNTEWGAFGDDGALEGYITEFDRDVDAASNNPGKQILEKMVSGMYLGELVRLVVLKMAKLRLLFHGHVSDALRTKGTITTEHVAAMEEDKTGLKNTRNILVDLDLTPSSDDCVAVRHVGTVVSFRSSNLVAAGLAAILTRIKQNRNLRTFRITVGVDGSVYKRHPQFPRRLHEVVRRLLPECDVRFVLSDSGSSKGAALVAAVAQRLASRRLQVDETLSPFRLSQEQLQVMKTRMRMGLEAGLKSKGPSALKMLPSFVYRTPDGTEHGKYLSLDLGARNFRAMLVNFKQGLQPNSPLYHKMYPVPPELFDLIAQCVSDFLDYTGMKNARLPACFIFSFPCEQTAIDTGSLVSWTKGFHATGCEGRDVVSMLREAIERRNEFDLDIAAVVNDTVATMMSCACEDALCEIGLIAGSGTNVCYMEELKNIEKSEDKTGQMERGEEDKDDGRERERTEIPKMCVNTEWGGLGDDGSLDDIITPYDIEVDRNSLHPEKQRFEKLTSGMYLGEVVRRVLLDLTRGGLLFRGHVTEALKTPGMFQTKYLSQIESGRLALLQVRSILQQLGLDCTCDDSIIVKEVCGAVSRRAAQLCGAGMAAVVDKIRENRGLDHLNITVGVDGTLYKLHPHFSGILQETARVLAPRCDMTFLPSEGRWKGAALIAAMARQQLEM
- the LOC130193203 gene encoding hexokinase HKDC1-like isoform X4, producing MFVVHVVASFFSKPQEDPTKMVDRYLSAMRLHDDQLSDISARFQAEMKKGLSEDSNAAAAMKMLPTHVRSTPDGSEKGEFLVLDLGGSKFKVLQVKVREGTGITRGGVEMEEKTYPIPKELHIGSGAELFDHVSESLKDFLHEKNISLEKKHPLAFTFSFPCEQTTVNQGLLLNWSKNFRARGLQGTDVVQALRGSIDRTGGMDVEVLAVVNDTVATMMTCGVDDQYCEVGLIVGTGTNACYMEELRHVGLVEGDEGRMCVNTEWGAFGDDGALEGYITEFDRDVDAASNNPGKQILEKMVSGMYLGELVRLVVLKMAKLRLLFHGHVSDALRTKGTITTEHVAAMEEDKTGLKNTRNILVDLDLTPSSDDCVAVRHVGTVVSFRSSNLVAAGLAAILTRIKQNRNLRTFRITVGVDGSVYKRHPQFPRRLHEVVRRLLPECDVRFVLSDSGSSKGAALVAAVAQRLASRRLQVDETLSPFRLSQEQLQVMKTRMRMGLEAGLKSKGPSALKMLPSFVYRTPDGTEHGKYLSLDLGARNFRAMLVNFKQGLQPNSPLYHKMYPVPPEVMQGSGEELFDLIAQCVSDFLDYTGMKNARLPACFIFSFPCEQTAIDTGSLVSWTKGFHATGCEGRDVVSMLREAIERRNEFDLDIAAVVNDTVATMMSCACEDALCEIGLIAGSGTNVCYMEELKNIEKSEDKTGQMERGEEDKDDGRERERTEIPKMCVNTEWGGLGDDGSLDDIITPYDIEVDRNSLHPEKQRFEKLTSGMYLGEVVRRVLLDLTRGGLLFRGHVTEALKTPGMFQTKYLSQIESGRLALLQVRSILQQLGLDCTCDDSIIVKEHIGSWN
- the LOC130193203 gene encoding hexokinase HKDC1-like isoform X3; this translates as MFVVHVVASFFSKPQEDPTKMVDRYLSAMRLHDDQLSDISARFQAEMKKGLSEDSNAAAAMKMLPTHVRSTPDGSEKGEFLVLDLGGSKFKVLQVKVREGTGITRGGVEMEEKTYPIPKELHIGSGAELFDHVSESLKDFLHEKNISLEKKHPLAFTFSFPCEQTTVNQGLLLNWSKNFRARGLQGTDVVQALRGSIDRTGGMDVEVLAVVNDTVATMMTCGVDDQYCEVGLIVGTGTNACYMEELRHVGLVEGDEGRMCVNTEWGAFGDDGALEGYITEFDRDVDAASNNPGKQILEKMVSGMYLGELVRLVVLKMAKLRLLFHGHVSDALRTKGTITTEHVAAMEEDKTGLKNTRNILVDLDLTPSSDDCVAVRHVGTVVSFRSSNLVAAGLAAILTRIKQNRNLRTFRITVGVDGSVYKRHPQFPRRLHEVVRRLLPECDVRFVLSDSGSSKGAALVAAVAQRLASRRLQVDETLSPFRLSQEQLQVMKTRMRMGLEAGLKSKGPSALKMLPSFVYRTPDGTEHGKYLSLDLGARNFRAMLVNFKQGLQPNSPLYHKMYPVPPEVMQGSGEELFDLIAQCVSDFLDYTGMKNARLPACFIFSFPCEQTAIDTGSLVSWTKGFHATGCEGRDVVSMLREAIERRNLHSSASFISFIHQLHPSASSISFIPQLHSSASSISFIPQLHSSASFISFIPQLHPSASSISFIHQLHPSASFISFIPQLHSSASFISFIPQLHSSASSISFIPQLHPLASSLSFIHQLHPSASSLSFIHQLHSSASSLSFIHQLHPSASSISFIPQLHPIASSDSFIPQLHPSASSISFIHQLHPSASFISFIPPLHLSASSISFIPQLHPLASSLSFIPQLHPSASSDSFIPQLHPLASSISFIHQLHPSASSISFIRVAIKL
- the LOC130193203 gene encoding hexokinase HKDC1-like isoform X5; translated protein: MFVVHVVASFFSKPQEDPTKMVDRYLSAMRLHDDQLSDISARFQAEMKKGLSEDSNAAAAMKMLPTHVRSTPDGSEKGEFLVLDLGGSKFKVLQVKVREGTGITRGGVEMEEKTYPIPKELHIGSGAELFDHVSESLKDFLHEKNISLEKKHPLAFTFSFPCEQTTVNQGLLLNWSKNFRARGLQGTDVVQALRGSIDRTGGMDVEVLAVVNDTVATMMTCGVDDQYCEVGLIVGTGTNACYMEELRHVGLVEGDEGRMCVNTEWGAFGDDGALEGYITEFDRDVDAASNNPGKQILEKMVSGMYLGELVRLVVLKMAKLRLLFHGHVSDALRTKGTITTEHVAAMEEDKTGLKNTRNILVDLDLTPSSDDCVAVRHVGTVVSFRSSNLVAAGLAAILTRIKQNRNLRTFRITVGVDGSVYKRHPQFPRRLHEVVRRLLPECDVRFVLSDSGSSKGAALVAAVAQRLASRRLQVDETLSPFRLSQEQLQNMESTFPWIWEQETSERCW